From Paenibacillus polymyxa, the proteins below share one genomic window:
- the fabF gene encoding beta-ketoacyl-ACP synthase II yields the protein MKQRVVITGMGVITSLGQDLNTLWDNLMAGKSGISKIEAFDTSEYTTKIAASIKDFNPEDYIDRKDARKMDRFVQFAVAASKLALEDSKLVIGENVDAERVGVSVGSGIGGLGTWEDQHNALIEKGPKRVSPFFIPMMIANMGSGQVSISLGAKGPNTSPVTACATGSHAIGDSFRMIQRGDADAMICGGAEATIRPIGIAGFCSMRAMSTRNDEPEKASRPFDTERDGFVMGEGSGVLILESLDHALKRGAHIYGEVIGYGLSGDAHHMTEPDPEGAARCIRMAIRDAGLNPEDIDYINAHGTSTPVGDKSETEAVKKTLGEHAYKVAISSTKSMTGHLLGAAGGVEAVICGLALQHQTIPPTINLDNQDPACDLDYVPNEPRKAELNVVMSNSFGFGGHNATVILKKYEA from the coding sequence TTGAAACAACGTGTTGTCATAACAGGAATGGGTGTAATCACTTCGCTGGGACAGGATTTGAACACACTATGGGATAATCTGATGGCTGGTAAATCTGGTATCAGTAAAATCGAAGCTTTCGATACAAGTGAGTACACTACGAAAATAGCCGCTTCCATTAAAGATTTTAATCCAGAGGATTATATCGATCGTAAGGATGCGCGCAAAATGGACCGATTTGTGCAGTTCGCGGTTGCTGCTAGTAAATTGGCACTTGAGGACAGTAAGCTCGTAATCGGAGAAAATGTGGATGCCGAGCGAGTTGGTGTATCTGTCGGTTCTGGTATTGGCGGATTGGGTACTTGGGAAGATCAGCATAATGCATTGATCGAAAAGGGACCTAAACGCGTAAGCCCTTTCTTCATCCCGATGATGATTGCTAATATGGGTTCCGGTCAAGTTTCGATTTCACTCGGTGCTAAGGGCCCCAATACATCGCCAGTTACGGCTTGTGCCACAGGTAGTCATGCCATTGGTGATTCCTTCCGCATGATTCAGCGTGGTGACGCTGACGCTATGATTTGCGGCGGTGCCGAAGCGACGATTCGCCCGATTGGTATTGCTGGATTTTGCTCCATGAGAGCGATGTCCACACGTAACGATGAGCCGGAAAAGGCAAGTCGTCCATTTGACACCGAAAGAGACGGGTTTGTTATGGGCGAAGGCTCTGGTGTTCTGATTCTGGAATCGTTGGATCATGCCTTGAAGCGTGGTGCACATATTTACGGCGAAGTGATTGGCTACGGTCTTTCTGGTGATGCCCATCATATGACAGAGCCGGATCCAGAGGGAGCAGCACGCTGCATTAGAATGGCGATCCGTGATGCTGGGTTGAATCCTGAAGATATCGATTATATCAATGCGCACGGTACATCTACACCGGTTGGTGACAAGTCGGAAACAGAAGCAGTCAAGAAAACGCTTGGAGAGCATGCCTATAAGGTAGCGATCAGCTCAACCAAGTCGATGACAGGGCATCTACTGGGTGCAGCGGGAGGTGTTGAAGCTGTAATCTGTGGTCTTGCGCTTCAACATCAGACGATTCCGCCAACAATTAATTTGGATAATCAAGACCCGGCTTGTGATCTTGATTATGTGCCTAATGAGCCAAGAAAAGCGGAACTGAATGTGGTTATGTCCAATTCCTTTGGTTTTGGCGGTCACAATGCTACGGTTATTCTAAAAAAATATGAAGCGTAA
- a CDS encoding beta-ketoacyl-ACP synthase III: MNKLRPVGVIGTGKYVPEKILTNKDLEEIVETSDEWIVSRTGIQERHIAAPEQATSDLAYEAAVKALESAGMTAQDLDLIIVATVTPDMAFPSTACILQDKLGAKGAAAFDLSAACSGFVYGLATATSFIKTGIYNNALIIGADCLSRITDYTDRNTCVLFGDGAGAVVIGEVPEGRGFQSFDLGAEGAGGTLLKLEAGGSRLPASADTLANKQHYIYMNGREVFKFAVRVMGTATVDVLEKAGLSKDDIDLFVPHQANIRIIQSAMQRLDLPEEKVVINVNKYANTSAASIPLALVEAAEEGRMKEGDRILMVGFGGGLTWGASVLIW, encoded by the coding sequence ATGAATAAATTACGGCCGGTTGGTGTTATCGGAACAGGGAAATACGTACCTGAGAAAATTCTGACCAATAAAGATTTGGAAGAAATCGTTGAAACAAGTGATGAGTGGATTGTTAGCCGTACAGGGATTCAGGAGCGCCATATTGCTGCTCCTGAGCAGGCTACATCTGATTTGGCTTATGAAGCAGCAGTTAAGGCGTTGGAGTCTGCGGGTATGACGGCACAAGATCTGGACCTGATTATAGTAGCTACGGTTACACCAGATATGGCGTTTCCGTCAACTGCTTGCATTCTTCAGGACAAGTTGGGGGCCAAAGGCGCAGCGGCTTTCGATTTGTCTGCTGCATGCTCGGGTTTTGTGTACGGGCTGGCTACGGCAACGAGTTTCATTAAGACAGGTATTTATAACAATGCATTAATCATTGGTGCAGACTGCCTTTCCCGGATTACAGATTATACTGACCGCAACACCTGCGTTCTTTTCGGAGATGGAGCAGGAGCTGTAGTGATTGGTGAAGTACCCGAAGGTAGAGGATTCCAATCCTTTGATCTGGGGGCTGAAGGCGCTGGAGGCACCTTGCTCAAGTTGGAAGCTGGAGGCTCACGTTTGCCTGCGAGTGCGGACACACTGGCAAATAAACAGCACTATATTTACATGAATGGACGCGAAGTGTTCAAGTTCGCGGTTCGCGTTATGGGAACAGCAACGGTTGATGTGTTGGAAAAAGCAGGATTGTCCAAAGACGACATCGATCTGTTCGTTCCGCATCAAGCCAATATCCGAATTATCCAATCAGCAATGCAACGTTTGGATTTGCCAGAGGAAAAGGTAGTTATTAATGTTAATAAATATGCGAATACATCCGCAGCATCCATTCCTCTTGCTCTTGTGGAAGCAGCTGAGGAAGGCCGCATGAAGGAAGGCGACCGTATACTAATGGTGGGCTTTGGTGGCGGTTTGACTTGGGGTGCGTCGGTTCTTATCTGGTAA
- a CDS encoding acyl carrier protein — MSDVLERVKRIVVDRLGADEAEVTLEASFKDDLGADSLDVVELVMELEDEFDMEISDEDAEKITTVGEVVKYIQSHT, encoded by the coding sequence ATGTCCGATGTATTGGAGCGCGTAAAACGCATTGTCGTTGACCGTTTGGGAGCCGACGAAGCCGAAGTTACACTTGAAGCATCTTTTAAAGATGATTTAGGCGCTGATTCTCTCGATGTAGTTGAATTGGTTATGGAATTGGAAGATGAGTTTGATATGGAAATCTCTGATGAAGATGCAGAGAAAATTACAACTGTAGGTGAAGTTGTGAAGTACATACAATCTCATACCTAA
- the fapR gene encoding transcription factor FapR — protein sequence MPKRQRQQRLTQLIDDNPFVTDQELTRQLKVSIQTIRLDRMELGIPELRERLKLMAERSYDQVRSLPLHEVIGDIVDLQLDQSGISIFEIKEEHTFSRTGIARGHYVFAQANSLAVAVINDEIALTASADIRFVRPVHLGEKCIAKAYVRSNPEQKGKAKVEVFAYVGEEMVFQGNFVIYRSTEEEYSEGGSQHADRH from the coding sequence TTGCCGAAGAGACAGAGACAGCAACGGCTGACTCAATTAATTGATGATAATCCGTTCGTGACGGATCAGGAATTGACAAGACAGTTGAAGGTAAGCATTCAGACCATTCGGCTGGACCGGATGGAACTGGGAATCCCAGAATTACGGGAGCGGCTAAAGCTGATGGCTGAACGCTCCTACGATCAGGTTCGTTCCTTGCCTTTACATGAAGTAATTGGGGACATCGTTGATCTCCAGTTGGATCAAAGTGGTATTTCGATTTTTGAAATCAAAGAGGAACATACTTTTTCACGTACAGGCATTGCGCGAGGACATTATGTGTTTGCACAGGCCAATTCATTGGCCGTTGCCGTAATTAACGATGAGATAGCATTGACCGCTTCAGCGGATATTCGCTTTGTTCGTCCGGTTCATTTGGGTGAAAAATGTATTGCCAAGGCATATGTACGCTCAAATCCAGAACAAAAAGGGAAGGCCAAAGTGGAAGTGTTTGCTTACGTAGGAGAAGAAATGGTATTCCAAGGCAACTTTGTCATTTATCGCTCCACGGAGGAAGAGTATAGCGAAGGAGGAAGTCAGCATGCGGATCGCCATTGA
- a CDS encoding YceD family protein: MQLFFRKVATSDGPFPICESLNVSELVDDRADVTAVSPLETDLVAVSLGQGSMSVEGTLTAGLDMLCSRCLSPMHEDLNIEFRERFKQTSSSNVEEEDEDGDFIAVPEDSFDIAPYCEELFVLHVPFAPICSEDCQGIAPAAGQDWSLGSDDSNDSDTEKIDPRLAGLKDFFK; this comes from the coding sequence ATGCAACTATTTTTTCGCAAAGTAGCAACAAGTGACGGTCCCTTTCCTATCTGTGAATCTCTTAATGTGAGTGAATTGGTGGATGATCGTGCTGATGTTACAGCCGTTTCCCCGCTGGAGACCGACTTGGTCGCCGTTAGTCTGGGTCAAGGCTCGATGAGTGTGGAAGGCACGTTGACCGCAGGTCTGGACATGCTTTGCTCCCGCTGTTTGAGCCCGATGCACGAGGATTTGAATATTGAATTTCGTGAACGGTTTAAGCAAACCTCATCTTCAAATGTTGAAGAGGAGGATGAAGATGGCGATTTTATCGCAGTGCCGGAGGATTCCTTCGACATTGCACCGTATTGTGAAGAACTGTTTGTACTGCATGTGCCGTTTGCGCCTATATGCAGTGAGGATTGTCAGGGGATCGCGCCAGCGGCCGGACAAGACTGGAGCCTTGGCTCTGACGACAGTAACGATAGTGATACGGAAAAGATTGATCCGCGTCTGGCAGGGCTTAAGGATTTTTTTAAATGA
- the fabG gene encoding 3-oxoacyl-[acyl-carrier-protein] reductase, translated as MSKPLSGKTALVTGASRGIGRSIALALAEAGANVAVNYAGSEAAATEVAELIRAKGVEAITVQANVGRAEEADQLIKDVVGAWDKIDILVNNAGITRDNLIMRMKEEEFDQVIETNLKGVFNCLKAATRPMMKQRSGRIINISSVVGVLGNAGQANYVAAKAGVIGLTKSSARELASRGITVNCVAPGFIDTEMTQVLADDLRDNMLSGIPLARLGRPEEIADVVLFLASDASSYMTGQTLHVDGGMYM; from the coding sequence ATGTCTAAGCCATTAAGTGGAAAAACAGCGCTGGTTACGGGAGCATCGCGCGGAATTGGCCGTAGCATCGCACTGGCGCTGGCTGAAGCAGGCGCTAATGTTGCAGTAAACTATGCTGGTAGTGAAGCGGCTGCGACTGAGGTAGCAGAGCTGATTCGTGCCAAAGGTGTGGAAGCTATTACAGTTCAGGCTAATGTGGGACGTGCTGAAGAAGCTGATCAGTTGATCAAGGATGTGGTCGGCGCTTGGGACAAGATTGATATCCTGGTGAATAATGCTGGCATAACAAGAGATAATTTAATCATGCGGATGAAAGAAGAGGAATTCGATCAGGTGATCGAAACGAATCTCAAGGGTGTGTTTAATTGTCTCAAAGCGGCGACACGTCCAATGATGAAGCAGCGTTCCGGCCGAATTATCAATATCTCTTCCGTTGTTGGTGTGCTTGGTAACGCAGGACAAGCCAACTATGTTGCTGCTAAAGCGGGAGTGATTGGTCTTACTAAATCCTCTGCTAGAGAGCTTGCCTCAAGAGGAATTACAGTCAACTGCGTGGCTCCTGGATTCATTGATACTGAAATGACGCAGGTGCTGGCTGATGATTTGCGTGACAATATGCTTAGCGGTATTCCGCTGGCCCGTCTTGGACGGCCTGAGGAAATTGCAGATGTGGTGCTATTCTTGGCCTCGGATGCTTCCTCATATATGACGGGCCAGACTTTGCATGTGGATGGCGGCATGTATATGTAG
- the fabD gene encoding ACP S-malonyltransferase produces MGKTAFIFPGQGSQAVGMAKDAYEAVPAATEVFRKADERLGFALSTLIFEGPDTALKQTSNTQPALLTASIALYEAFKEKGIRPDYVAGHSLGEYSALVASGVLTFEDAVETVRARGQFMEQAIPDGQGGMAAVLGADREALAALCRDITESGQLVELANINCPGQIVVSGTQAGVAAVAERVKEAGGKRAITLEVSGPFHSSLMKEAADKLSDKLETVKFAEAQIPVVTNVTAKPVREGSEIRQLLVEQVYSPVLWEDSVAWLLEQGVDTFVEFGPGSVLTGLVKKIDKTVKLYNMSSLESFASITEALEAR; encoded by the coding sequence ATGGGCAAAACGGCATTTATATTTCCCGGTCAGGGTTCACAAGCTGTAGGTATGGCTAAAGATGCTTATGAAGCAGTTCCGGCTGCAACAGAAGTATTCCGTAAAGCGGACGAACGTTTGGGTTTCGCGCTAAGCACACTGATCTTTGAAGGGCCTGACACAGCCTTGAAGCAAACATCCAATACGCAGCCTGCGCTGTTAACGGCGAGCATTGCGTTGTATGAAGCGTTCAAGGAAAAGGGCATCCGCCCTGATTATGTGGCTGGGCACAGTCTAGGAGAGTACAGTGCTCTAGTGGCTTCCGGTGTTCTCACATTTGAGGATGCAGTTGAGACTGTTCGTGCACGTGGTCAGTTTATGGAGCAGGCCATTCCTGATGGACAAGGCGGGATGGCTGCTGTGCTGGGCGCTGATCGTGAAGCATTGGCAGCATTGTGCCGTGATATTACGGAATCTGGTCAACTGGTTGAACTGGCCAACATCAACTGTCCCGGACAGATTGTTGTATCCGGTACACAGGCGGGCGTAGCTGCTGTCGCTGAACGTGTGAAGGAAGCAGGCGGCAAGCGTGCTATTACTTTGGAGGTCAGCGGACCTTTTCACTCGTCATTGATGAAGGAAGCGGCAGACAAGCTCTCCGATAAATTGGAGACTGTGAAATTTGCTGAAGCCCAGATTCCGGTTGTGACCAATGTGACAGCAAAACCTGTACGTGAGGGAAGTGAAATTCGCCAACTGTTGGTGGAACAGGTCTATTCCCCGGTACTATGGGAAGACAGCGTAGCATGGCTGCTGGAACAAGGGGTGGACACCTTTGTTGAGTTCGGACCGGGAAGTGTTTTGACCGGACTGGTTAAAAAGATTGACAAAACGGTTAAGCTGTATAACATGAGTAGCCTGGAGTCGTTTGCTTCTATAACAGAAGCCCTAGAGGCCCGTTAA
- the rpmF gene encoding 50S ribosomal protein L32, which produces MAVPQRRTSKTRRDKRRTHFKLEVPGMVKCSECGELKLAHHVCKVCGTYKAREIISQ; this is translated from the coding sequence ATGGCAGTACCTCAACGGAGAACATCCAAAACTCGTCGCGACAAACGTCGTACTCACTTTAAACTGGAAGTACCAGGTATGGTGAAATGCTCCGAATGCGGCGAATTGAAACTTGCTCACCATGTGTGCAAAGTTTGCGGAACGTACAAAGCTAGAGAGATCATCTCTCAATAA
- the rnc gene encoding ribonuclease III, whose product MSGDLKQLQQKLHIQFNNRQLLKQAFTHASYVNEHRFSQHADNERLEFLGDAVLELTVSEQLYNQYPNRPEGELTKLRAAIVCEPSLVKFAVGLEFGQYVLLGKGEELTGGRTRPALLADVFEAFVGALYLDQGLEAVRSFLERYIFPQIVLNGKLQMSDFKTELQELTQHHNMGMLEYKIVEERGPAHEREFVAEVYMDSERLGAGTGRSKKEAEQQAAAVALNRLKLAES is encoded by the coding sequence TTGAGTGGAGACTTGAAGCAATTACAGCAGAAACTTCATATTCAATTCAACAATCGGCAGCTTCTGAAGCAGGCCTTTACGCACGCTTCCTACGTAAACGAACATCGGTTCAGTCAGCATGCAGATAATGAGCGTCTGGAATTTCTGGGTGACGCTGTACTGGAGCTGACGGTGTCCGAGCAATTGTACAATCAGTACCCTAACCGGCCCGAAGGCGAACTAACCAAGTTGCGTGCAGCTATTGTCTGTGAGCCTTCTTTGGTGAAGTTTGCTGTCGGGCTTGAGTTCGGGCAGTATGTACTGCTTGGAAAAGGTGAAGAGCTGACAGGCGGACGTACTCGTCCTGCTCTGTTGGCTGATGTGTTCGAGGCGTTCGTAGGCGCGCTTTATTTGGATCAGGGTCTGGAAGCCGTCCGGTCGTTTCTAGAACGTTATATTTTTCCTCAAATTGTATTAAATGGTAAGCTTCAGATGAGTGATTTCAAAACAGAGCTTCAGGAACTGACACAGCATCATAACATGGGGATGCTTGAATACAAAATTGTCGAGGAACGCGGACCTGCCCATGAGCGCGAGTTTGTAGCCGAGGTATATATGGACAGTGAACGGTTGGGAGCAGGTACAGGACGCTCTAAAAAAGAAGCTGAGCAGCAAGCGGCGGCAGTTGCTTTAAACCGTTTGAAGCTGGCGGAATCGTAA
- a CDS encoding SepM family pheromone-processing serine protease — MMRINRKRAFFTTGYVLMLAAMVYVLVYMPTPYLIYGPGGANEIKPMVKVQEGDSNERGSFMMTTVSARYANVIMLAMSKLDSNSEIQRKEDRLHGRSEDEYAAEQVWYMGDSQSSAMEAAYTRAHVSYRIVPNYVYVFKVPGPNSVFEPGDEILELNGTRVTDNHSIRKALEDEKPGTLAKVKLKRDGKLLAVQAPLTTITDSETRKQRSGFGVSIATVQNVEPKDGRKTIHFTSTDVGGPSAGLMFTMEIYNQLTPGDLSKGYRVAGTGTIDKDGQVGAIGGAKYKIVAADRQGAELFFVPADNYKEAKAKAEQIGTQMKLVPVRKLGDALNYMEKLPIKP; from the coding sequence ATGATGCGAATTAACCGGAAAAGAGCCTTTTTTACAACCGGTTATGTCTTAATGCTGGCTGCAATGGTCTATGTGCTGGTTTATATGCCAACCCCTTATCTGATCTATGGACCAGGTGGGGCAAACGAGATCAAACCGATGGTTAAAGTACAGGAAGGTGATAGCAACGAACGGGGGAGCTTTATGATGACGACGGTATCGGCGCGATATGCCAATGTCATCATGCTAGCTATGTCCAAACTGGACAGCAACTCGGAGATTCAGCGCAAAGAGGATCGTCTGCATGGCAGAAGTGAAGATGAATATGCAGCAGAGCAGGTATGGTATATGGGGGATTCCCAATCTTCCGCGATGGAGGCTGCCTATACCCGTGCCCATGTTTCCTATCGCATTGTGCCGAATTATGTGTATGTATTTAAGGTTCCGGGACCGAACAGCGTGTTTGAGCCCGGAGATGAAATATTAGAGTTAAACGGTACGAGGGTAACTGATAATCATTCCATTCGGAAGGCATTGGAGGATGAGAAACCCGGAACGCTGGCTAAAGTGAAACTAAAGCGCGATGGAAAGTTGCTGGCAGTGCAAGCTCCATTAACAACCATCACGGACAGTGAGACGAGAAAACAACGTTCCGGGTTTGGTGTCAGTATTGCTACAGTACAGAACGTAGAGCCAAAGGATGGACGTAAAACGATTCATTTTACATCCACGGATGTCGGCGGACCTTCGGCAGGTTTGATGTTTACTATGGAAATCTATAACCAGTTGACGCCAGGTGACTTAAGTAAGGGATATCGTGTAGCCGGTACGGGTACTATTGATAAGGACGGTCAGGTTGGAGCGATTGGTGGCGCCAAGTATAAAATCGTCGCTGCTGACCGTCAGGGTGCGGAATTGTTTTTCGTCCCGGCGGATAATTATAAAGAGGCCAAAGCCAAAGCAGAGCAAATCGGAACCCAGATGAAGCTTGTCCCGGTTCGCAAGCTTGGCGATGCGCTGAATTATATGGAAAAGCTGCCTATTAAACCATAA
- the plsX gene encoding phosphate acyltransferase PlsX, with protein MRIAIDAMGGDNAPEATVEGALSAAAEWKDTDITLVGDRERIEAVLNGRALPTNLTIRHASETIDAQDEPVKAVRRKKDASMVVAGRMVREGEADAMISAGNTGALMTTGLLVVGRMEGIERPALAPMIPTIDDQGILALDLGANMDAKPEHLAQYALMGSLYRQKVHGVASPRVGLLNVGTEAGKGNELTKLAYPLIEQLPVNFVGNVESRDVLTGNCDVLVCDGFAGNIMLKSLEGTAGAIFSLLKEQFTKSLKTKLAAALIMPELRGLKGKLDYKEHGGAPLLGLSGLVLKSHGSSDGIAVKNAVRQARTALQNRLVESISKEISRK; from the coding sequence ATGCGGATCGCCATTGATGCCATGGGAGGAGATAATGCTCCTGAGGCGACAGTAGAGGGCGCGTTATCTGCGGCGGCGGAATGGAAGGATACAGACATTACGCTGGTTGGTGACCGGGAACGGATTGAAGCGGTTTTGAACGGGAGGGCGCTGCCGACGAACCTCACCATTCGCCATGCGTCCGAAACGATAGATGCACAAGACGAACCTGTAAAGGCAGTGCGGCGTAAAAAGGATGCCTCCATGGTCGTAGCGGGTCGAATGGTTAGAGAAGGCGAAGCGGATGCCATGATTTCCGCAGGTAATACAGGCGCTCTAATGACTACAGGATTACTAGTGGTTGGAAGAATGGAGGGCATTGAGCGTCCGGCTCTTGCGCCGATGATACCGACGATTGATGATCAAGGTATTCTGGCGCTGGACTTGGGGGCCAATATGGATGCTAAGCCTGAACATCTTGCCCAGTACGCACTGATGGGGAGCTTGTACCGTCAGAAAGTTCACGGAGTGGCTTCTCCAAGGGTAGGTCTGCTGAATGTTGGGACTGAAGCAGGAAAAGGCAATGAACTAACAAAGCTGGCGTATCCTCTTATTGAGCAGTTACCTGTCAATTTTGTGGGGAATGTTGAATCCAGAGATGTGTTAACCGGAAATTGTGATGTACTGGTGTGCGACGGATTCGCCGGAAACATTATGCTAAAATCGCTAGAGGGAACAGCCGGAGCGATATTTTCTCTCCTTAAAGAGCAGTTCACCAAATCCTTAAAGACCAAGCTTGCGGCAGCCTTGATTATGCCTGAACTTCGGGGGCTGAAAGGGAAACTCGATTATAAAGAGCACGGCGGGGCTCCTTTGTTGGGGTTGAGCGGACTCGTCTTAAAAAGTCACGGTTCGTCTGATGGCATTGCCGTCAAAAATGCGGTAAGGCAGGCTCGTACGGCCTTGCAAAACCGGTTGGTGGAAAGTATATCCAAGGAAATCAGCAGGAAGTGA
- a CDS encoding nucleotidyltransferase: MKTLGIIVEYNPLHNGHVHHWKESLRITGAQRTVAVMSGPFLQRGEPAITDKWSRTEMALAMGVDLVLELPVAYAVQPAEWFARGAVTLLCATGIVDALCFGSESGDIAQLHTLARVLAAEPAELKAGIAQRLSKGASYPAAYAGAAAALAAEGADGAALAALMQQPNNTLGLHYLIALERLGSTIKPFTVARTGSGYHETVAPADGVIASATAIRRLLLDGGPKAASPYVPAATLEILQREWQEERAPLHWEAFCQPLLNALITRSPQQLAELHEVTEGLEHRLQQSLYTLPHPSMEALFAAVKTKRYTRTKLQRMCTHILLNHAKADMTPTELAKGPGYIRVLGFNRAGRDLLARMKDTATLPVWVKPSAGSHAHLDWDTAAAAIHAVGMPRPAIRDMYADYLRPPLMV, encoded by the coding sequence TTGAAAACACTCGGTATCATTGTAGAGTATAATCCCCTGCATAACGGACATGTCCATCACTGGAAGGAGTCTCTTCGTATCACTGGTGCACAGCGAACGGTGGCTGTGATGAGCGGTCCCTTCCTTCAACGAGGCGAACCCGCGATTACAGACAAATGGTCACGCACCGAAATGGCACTTGCTATGGGCGTAGACCTGGTTCTGGAGCTGCCTGTGGCCTATGCTGTCCAGCCCGCAGAATGGTTTGCCCGCGGCGCGGTGACCCTGCTCTGCGCGACGGGCATCGTCGACGCGCTCTGCTTCGGCAGCGAGAGCGGAGACATCGCCCAGCTGCACACGCTGGCCCGCGTGCTGGCGGCAGAGCCGGCCGAACTCAAGGCCGGCATCGCCCAGCGCCTGAGCAAGGGCGCAAGTTATCCTGCCGCCTACGCAGGAGCCGCAGCCGCGCTGGCGGCCGAAGGAGCGGACGGTGCTGCGCTCGCCGCTCTCATGCAGCAGCCCAACAATACGCTCGGGCTGCATTACTTGATTGCGCTGGAACGGCTGGGCAGCACAATCAAGCCCTTTACGGTGGCCCGCACGGGATCGGGCTACCATGAGACGGTGGCGCCTGCGGACGGAGTCATCGCCAGCGCCACAGCCATCCGCCGTCTGCTGCTGGACGGCGGGCCGAAGGCCGCGTCGCCGTACGTACCTGCGGCGACCCTGGAGATTTTGCAGCGCGAGTGGCAAGAAGAACGTGCCCCGCTGCATTGGGAAGCGTTCTGCCAGCCGTTGCTGAACGCCCTGATCACGCGTAGCCCGCAGCAGCTGGCGGAGCTGCACGAGGTCACCGAAGGGCTGGAGCATCGCCTACAGCAATCGCTGTACACGCTGCCTCATCCCTCTATGGAGGCCCTGTTTGCCGCTGTCAAGACAAAGCGCTATACTCGTACAAAGCTTCAGCGGATGTGTACACATATTTTGCTGAATCATGCCAAAGCTGATATGACTCCCACTGAGCTGGCGAAAGGTCCCGGCTATATCCGCGTACTCGGCTTTAATAGGGCTGGACGCGACCTGCTGGCGCGAATGAAAGACACCGCCACCCTGCCAGTATGGGTCAAGCCGTCTGCCGGATCACATGCCCATCTGGACTGGGATACTGCCGCAGCCGCCATACATGCAGTCGGGATGCCGCGTCCCGCCATACGTGACATGTATGCTGATTACTTGCGACCGCCCCTTATGGTTTAA